One Etheostoma cragini isolate CJK2018 chromosome 6, CSU_Ecrag_1.0, whole genome shotgun sequence DNA window includes the following coding sequences:
- the arnt gene encoding aryl hydrocarbon receptor nuclear translocator isoform X10 — protein sequence MLFQMDMSSSNPELPDPNLGMGASGTQGSGSAVVPKRTNKRAATDLDDDDDDDEGNKLFRCDDETGGGNDKERFARENHSEIERRRRNKMTAYITELSDMVPTCSALARKPDKLTILRMAVSHMKSLRGSGNTNSDGSYKPSFLTDQELKHLILEAADGFLFVVSCETGRIVYVSDSLTPVLNQAQSEWLGSSLYDQLHPDDTEKLREQLSTAENNNTGRMLDLKTGTVKKEGQQSSARMSMGARRSFICRMRCGTCPVEPLSMNRLNFLRNRNRNGLGTAKEGEPQYVVVHCTGYIKSWPPSGVSLTDDESENTRGNRYCLVAIGRLQVTCCPGDTDINSISVPVEFISRHNCQGMFTFVDHRCMTAVDYQPQELLGKYILEFAHPEDQGLLRDSFQQVVKLKGQVLSVMFRFRSKSREWIWMRTSSFTFQNPFSEDIEYIICTNVNVKQLQQQQQQAELEGSGAREGLYEAGPITHSQMSVQPVTATVPDHSKSLEKQELYPSLFQGPDQTKGLPSTSIATTQIYPPASNFPAGRSNDAYRPVNMTAQMAQPAHSAGQMLAQMSRQNGAPQSVPPSSTGTPLHGGPAGGWPGAAAGVRPQFNNQQVAPQAAKTMSPQFASMGGFGGGSSNSFGQMPTGAAPTPTNNTNYPPINARASLNTNGYDGSQTGAQFPSRAAEAVWPQWQSQQHSQSNAEQHPHAQGNQQDMFPDVLSMLDQPANFNGNDFELPIYPSFDQ from the exons ATGTTATTCCAAATGGACATGTCCTCTTCAAACCCAG AGTTACCAGACCCAAATCTCGGTATGGGTGCAAGTGGGACCCAAGGAAGTGGCAGTGCTGTTGTACCAAAACGGACCAATAAAAGAGCTGC GACAGACTTGGAtgacgacgatgatgatgatgaaggaaACAAGTTGTTCAG gtgTGACGATGAAACAGGAGGCGGGAATGACAAAGAGCGCTTTGCCAG GGAGAATCACAGTGAGATTGAAAGGCGGAGACGGAACAAGATGACTGCCTACATCACAGAATTGTCAGACATGGTTCCCACCTGCAGTGCACTAGCCCGGAAACCAGACAAACTAACCATCCTGCGAATGGCCGTGTCCCATATGAAGTCTCTGAGAGGAAGTGGCAATACCAACTCGGATGGGTCGTACAAACCTTCCTTTCTCACTGACCAG GAACTGAAGCACCTCATCCTGGAAGCAGCTGACGGCTTCCTGTTCGTGGTGTCATGTGAGACTGGCCGCATTGTTTACGTCTCTGACTCCCTGACACCCGTCCTCAACCAGGCGCAGTCTGAATGGCTCGGCTCCTCCCTTTATGATCAGCTGCACCCAGATGACACCGAAAAGCTAAGAGAGCAGCTCTCTACTGCAGAGAATAACAACACTG ggaGGATGTTGGATTTGAAGACGGGAACAGTGAAAAAGGAAGGCCAGCAGTCGTCAGCCAGAATGAGTATGGGAGCCCGTCGATCGTTTATTTGCAGAATGAG gTGTGGCACTTGTCCTGTGGAACCGTTGTCAATGAACAGACTGAACTTCCTTAGGAATAGAAACAG GAATGGTTTGGGTACAGCCAAGGAAGGGGAACCCCAGTATGTTGTGGTCCACTGTACAGGATACATCAAGTCCTGGCCCCCTTCAG GAGTATCTTTAACAGACGATGAATCAGAAAACACTCGGGGGAATCGCTACTGTCTGGTTGCAATTGGGAGATTACAG gtGACTTGTTGCCCAGGTGACACAGACATTAACAGTATCAGTGTTCCAGTGGAGTTCATCTCGCGCCATAACTGCCAGGGCATGTTCACCTTCGTAGACCACCGTTGCATGACCGCTGTCGACTACCAGCCCCAG GAATTATTGGGGAAATATATTCTCGAGTTTGCCCACCCTGAAGACCAGGGCTTACTGAGAGACAGCTTCCAACAG GTGGTGAAGCTGAAGGGGCAGGTTCTGTCAGTGATGTTTCGGTTTCGCTCCAAATCGAGAGAATGGATCTGGATGAGAACCAGCTCCTTCACCTTCCAGAACCCGTTCTCAGAGGACATTGAGTATATCATCTGTACCAATGTCAATGTCAA GcagttacagcagcagcagcagcaggccgaGCTTGAGGGAAGTGGAGCCAGAGAAGGTCTATATGAGGCAGGACCAATCACCCACTCACAG ATGTCGGTGCAGCCAGTGACAGCGACAGTGCCAGACCACAGCAAGAGCCTTGAGAAGCAAGAGCTCTACCCCTCTCTTTTCCAGGGCCCAGATCAGACCAAGGGCCTGCCCTCCACCTCCATTGCCACCACACAGATCTACCCTCCAGCCAGTAACTTCCCTGCTGGTCGTTCAAATGATGCATACAG GCCGGTCAACATGACTGCACAGATGGCACAGCCAGCCCACTCAGCAGGGCAGATGCTTGCTCAGATGTCTCGTCAGAATGGAGCCCCCCAGTCAGTTCCCCCCTCTAGTACTGGCACCCCCCTCCATGGAGGACCAGCAGGAGGTTGGCCTGGTGCTGCAGCTGGAGTTAGACCACAGTTTAATAACCAG CAGGTGGCTCCCCAGGCAGCAAAGACCATGTCTCCACAGTTTGCTTCCATGGGGGGATTTGGCGGTGGTTCTTCCAACTCCTTTGGCCAGATGCCTACGGGTGCTGCTCCCACCCCaaccaacaacacaaactaCCCACCCATTAATGCACGTGCCAGCCTCAACACCAATGGTTATG ATGGCTCTCAGACTGGGGCACAGTTCCCCTCTCGAGCAGCGGAGGCAGTGTGGCCCCAGTGGCAAAGCCAGCAGCACTCACAGAGTAATGCAGAGCAGCATCCTCATGCTCAGGGCAACCAGCAAGACATGTTTCCT gaTGTGTTGTCTATGCTGGACCAGCCCGCCAACTTTAACGGCAATGACTTTGAGCTTCCCATCTACCCTTCGTTCGACCAGTGA
- the arnt gene encoding aryl hydrocarbon receptor nuclear translocator isoform X7, whose amino-acid sequence MLFQMDMSSSNPELPDPNLGMGASGTQGSGSAVVPKRTNKRAATDLDDDDDDDEGNKLFRCDDETGGGNDKERFARFLEEDQSCADKEKQARENHSEIERRRRNKMTAYITELSDMVPTCSALARKPDKLTILRMAVSHMKSLRGSGNTNSDGSYKPSFLTDQELKHLILEAADGFLFVVSCETGRIVYVSDSLTPVLNQAQSEWLGSSLYDQLHPDDTEKLREQLSTAENNNTGRMLDLKTGTVKKEGQQSSARMSMGARRSFICRMRCGTCPVEPLSMNRLNFLRNRNRNGLGTAKEGEPQYVVVHCTGYIKSWPPSGVSLTDDESENTRGNRYCLVAIGRLQVTCCPGDTDINSISVPVEFISRHNCQGMFTFVDHRCMTAVDYQPQELLGKYILEFAHPEDQGLLRDSFQQVVKLKGQVLSVMFRFRSKSREWIWMRTSSFTFQNPFSEDIEYIICTNVNVKQLQQQQQQAELEGSGAREGLYEAGPITHSQFGGPQMSVQPVTATVPDHSKSLEKQELYPSLFQGPDQTKGLPSTSIATTQIYPPASNFPAGRSNDAYRPVNMTAQMAQPAHSAGQMLAQMSRQNGAPQSVPPSSTGTPLHGGPAGGWPGAAAGVRPQFNNQQVAPQAAKTMSPQFASMGGFGGGSSNSFGQMPTGAAPTPTNNTNYPPINARASLNTNGYDGSQTGAQFPSRAAEAVWPQWQSQQHSQSNAEQHPHAQGNQQDMFPDVLSMLDQPANFNGNDFELPIYPSFDQ is encoded by the exons ATGTTATTCCAAATGGACATGTCCTCTTCAAACCCAG AGTTACCAGACCCAAATCTCGGTATGGGTGCAAGTGGGACCCAAGGAAGTGGCAGTGCTGTTGTACCAAAACGGACCAATAAAAGAGCTGC GACAGACTTGGAtgacgacgatgatgatgatgaaggaaACAAGTTGTTCAG gtgTGACGATGAAACAGGAGGCGGGAATGACAAAGAGCGCTTTGCCAG GTTTTTGGAAGAAGATCAGAGTTGTGCAGATAAGGAAAAACAAGCCAG GGAGAATCACAGTGAGATTGAAAGGCGGAGACGGAACAAGATGACTGCCTACATCACAGAATTGTCAGACATGGTTCCCACCTGCAGTGCACTAGCCCGGAAACCAGACAAACTAACCATCCTGCGAATGGCCGTGTCCCATATGAAGTCTCTGAGAGGAAGTGGCAATACCAACTCGGATGGGTCGTACAAACCTTCCTTTCTCACTGACCAG GAACTGAAGCACCTCATCCTGGAAGCAGCTGACGGCTTCCTGTTCGTGGTGTCATGTGAGACTGGCCGCATTGTTTACGTCTCTGACTCCCTGACACCCGTCCTCAACCAGGCGCAGTCTGAATGGCTCGGCTCCTCCCTTTATGATCAGCTGCACCCAGATGACACCGAAAAGCTAAGAGAGCAGCTCTCTACTGCAGAGAATAACAACACTG ggaGGATGTTGGATTTGAAGACGGGAACAGTGAAAAAGGAAGGCCAGCAGTCGTCAGCCAGAATGAGTATGGGAGCCCGTCGATCGTTTATTTGCAGAATGAG gTGTGGCACTTGTCCTGTGGAACCGTTGTCAATGAACAGACTGAACTTCCTTAGGAATAGAAACAG GAATGGTTTGGGTACAGCCAAGGAAGGGGAACCCCAGTATGTTGTGGTCCACTGTACAGGATACATCAAGTCCTGGCCCCCTTCAG GAGTATCTTTAACAGACGATGAATCAGAAAACACTCGGGGGAATCGCTACTGTCTGGTTGCAATTGGGAGATTACAG gtGACTTGTTGCCCAGGTGACACAGACATTAACAGTATCAGTGTTCCAGTGGAGTTCATCTCGCGCCATAACTGCCAGGGCATGTTCACCTTCGTAGACCACCGTTGCATGACCGCTGTCGACTACCAGCCCCAG GAATTATTGGGGAAATATATTCTCGAGTTTGCCCACCCTGAAGACCAGGGCTTACTGAGAGACAGCTTCCAACAG GTGGTGAAGCTGAAGGGGCAGGTTCTGTCAGTGATGTTTCGGTTTCGCTCCAAATCGAGAGAATGGATCTGGATGAGAACCAGCTCCTTCACCTTCCAGAACCCGTTCTCAGAGGACATTGAGTATATCATCTGTACCAATGTCAATGTCAA GcagttacagcagcagcagcagcaggccgaGCTTGAGGGAAGTGGAGCCAGAGAAGGTCTATATGAGGCAGGACCAATCACCCACTCACAG TTTGGTGGTCCCCAGATGTCGGTGCAGCCAGTGACAGCGACAGTGCCAGACCACAGCAAGAGCCTTGAGAAGCAAGAGCTCTACCCCTCTCTTTTCCAGGGCCCAGATCAGACCAAGGGCCTGCCCTCCACCTCCATTGCCACCACACAGATCTACCCTCCAGCCAGTAACTTCCCTGCTGGTCGTTCAAATGATGCATACAG GCCGGTCAACATGACTGCACAGATGGCACAGCCAGCCCACTCAGCAGGGCAGATGCTTGCTCAGATGTCTCGTCAGAATGGAGCCCCCCAGTCAGTTCCCCCCTCTAGTACTGGCACCCCCCTCCATGGAGGACCAGCAGGAGGTTGGCCTGGTGCTGCAGCTGGAGTTAGACCACAGTTTAATAACCAG CAGGTGGCTCCCCAGGCAGCAAAGACCATGTCTCCACAGTTTGCTTCCATGGGGGGATTTGGCGGTGGTTCTTCCAACTCCTTTGGCCAGATGCCTACGGGTGCTGCTCCCACCCCaaccaacaacacaaactaCCCACCCATTAATGCACGTGCCAGCCTCAACACCAATGGTTATG ATGGCTCTCAGACTGGGGCACAGTTCCCCTCTCGAGCAGCGGAGGCAGTGTGGCCCCAGTGGCAAAGCCAGCAGCACTCACAGAGTAATGCAGAGCAGCATCCTCATGCTCAGGGCAACCAGCAAGACATGTTTCCT gaTGTGTTGTCTATGCTGGACCAGCCCGCCAACTTTAACGGCAATGACTTTGAGCTTCCCATCTACCCTTCGTTCGACCAGTGA
- the arnt gene encoding aryl hydrocarbon receptor nuclear translocator isoform X11: MLFQMDMSSSNPELPDPNLGMGASGTQGSGSAVVPKRTNKRAATDLDDDDDDDEGNKLFRCDDETGGGNDKERFARENHSEIERRRRNKMTAYITELSDMVPTCSALARKPDKLTILRMAVSHMKSLRGSGNTNSDGSYKPSFLTDQELKHLILEAADGFLFVVSCETGRIVYVSDSLTPVLNQAQSEWLGSSLYDQLHPDDTEKLREQLSTAENNNTGRMLDLKTGTVKKEGQQSSARMSMGARRSFICRMRCGTCPVEPLSMNRLNFLRNRNRNGLGTAKEGEPQYVVVHCTGYIKSWPPSGVSLTDDESENTRGNRYCLVAIGRLQVTCCPGDTDINSISVPVEFISRHNCQGMFTFVDHRCMTAVDYQPQELLGKYILEFAHPEDQGLLRDSFQQVVKLKGQVLSVMFRFRSKSREWIWMRTSSFTFQNPFSEDIEYIICTNVNVKQLQQQQQQAELEGSGAREGLYEAGPITHSQMSVQPVTATVPDHSKSLEKQELYPSLFQGPDQTKGLPSTSIATTQIYPPASNFPAGRSNDAYRPVNMTAQMAQPAHSAGQMLAQMSRQNGAPQSVPPSSTGTPLHGGPAGGWPGAAAGVRPQFNNQVAPQAAKTMSPQFASMGGFGGGSSNSFGQMPTGAAPTPTNNTNYPPINARASLNTNGYDGSQTGAQFPSRAAEAVWPQWQSQQHSQSNAEQHPHAQGNQQDMFPDVLSMLDQPANFNGNDFELPIYPSFDQ; encoded by the exons ATGTTATTCCAAATGGACATGTCCTCTTCAAACCCAG AGTTACCAGACCCAAATCTCGGTATGGGTGCAAGTGGGACCCAAGGAAGTGGCAGTGCTGTTGTACCAAAACGGACCAATAAAAGAGCTGC GACAGACTTGGAtgacgacgatgatgatgatgaaggaaACAAGTTGTTCAG gtgTGACGATGAAACAGGAGGCGGGAATGACAAAGAGCGCTTTGCCAG GGAGAATCACAGTGAGATTGAAAGGCGGAGACGGAACAAGATGACTGCCTACATCACAGAATTGTCAGACATGGTTCCCACCTGCAGTGCACTAGCCCGGAAACCAGACAAACTAACCATCCTGCGAATGGCCGTGTCCCATATGAAGTCTCTGAGAGGAAGTGGCAATACCAACTCGGATGGGTCGTACAAACCTTCCTTTCTCACTGACCAG GAACTGAAGCACCTCATCCTGGAAGCAGCTGACGGCTTCCTGTTCGTGGTGTCATGTGAGACTGGCCGCATTGTTTACGTCTCTGACTCCCTGACACCCGTCCTCAACCAGGCGCAGTCTGAATGGCTCGGCTCCTCCCTTTATGATCAGCTGCACCCAGATGACACCGAAAAGCTAAGAGAGCAGCTCTCTACTGCAGAGAATAACAACACTG ggaGGATGTTGGATTTGAAGACGGGAACAGTGAAAAAGGAAGGCCAGCAGTCGTCAGCCAGAATGAGTATGGGAGCCCGTCGATCGTTTATTTGCAGAATGAG gTGTGGCACTTGTCCTGTGGAACCGTTGTCAATGAACAGACTGAACTTCCTTAGGAATAGAAACAG GAATGGTTTGGGTACAGCCAAGGAAGGGGAACCCCAGTATGTTGTGGTCCACTGTACAGGATACATCAAGTCCTGGCCCCCTTCAG GAGTATCTTTAACAGACGATGAATCAGAAAACACTCGGGGGAATCGCTACTGTCTGGTTGCAATTGGGAGATTACAG gtGACTTGTTGCCCAGGTGACACAGACATTAACAGTATCAGTGTTCCAGTGGAGTTCATCTCGCGCCATAACTGCCAGGGCATGTTCACCTTCGTAGACCACCGTTGCATGACCGCTGTCGACTACCAGCCCCAG GAATTATTGGGGAAATATATTCTCGAGTTTGCCCACCCTGAAGACCAGGGCTTACTGAGAGACAGCTTCCAACAG GTGGTGAAGCTGAAGGGGCAGGTTCTGTCAGTGATGTTTCGGTTTCGCTCCAAATCGAGAGAATGGATCTGGATGAGAACCAGCTCCTTCACCTTCCAGAACCCGTTCTCAGAGGACATTGAGTATATCATCTGTACCAATGTCAATGTCAA GcagttacagcagcagcagcagcaggccgaGCTTGAGGGAAGTGGAGCCAGAGAAGGTCTATATGAGGCAGGACCAATCACCCACTCACAG ATGTCGGTGCAGCCAGTGACAGCGACAGTGCCAGACCACAGCAAGAGCCTTGAGAAGCAAGAGCTCTACCCCTCTCTTTTCCAGGGCCCAGATCAGACCAAGGGCCTGCCCTCCACCTCCATTGCCACCACACAGATCTACCCTCCAGCCAGTAACTTCCCTGCTGGTCGTTCAAATGATGCATACAG GCCGGTCAACATGACTGCACAGATGGCACAGCCAGCCCACTCAGCAGGGCAGATGCTTGCTCAGATGTCTCGTCAGAATGGAGCCCCCCAGTCAGTTCCCCCCTCTAGTACTGGCACCCCCCTCCATGGAGGACCAGCAGGAGGTTGGCCTGGTGCTGCAGCTGGAGTTAGACCACAGTTTAATAACCAG GTGGCTCCCCAGGCAGCAAAGACCATGTCTCCACAGTTTGCTTCCATGGGGGGATTTGGCGGTGGTTCTTCCAACTCCTTTGGCCAGATGCCTACGGGTGCTGCTCCCACCCCaaccaacaacacaaactaCCCACCCATTAATGCACGTGCCAGCCTCAACACCAATGGTTATG ATGGCTCTCAGACTGGGGCACAGTTCCCCTCTCGAGCAGCGGAGGCAGTGTGGCCCCAGTGGCAAAGCCAGCAGCACTCACAGAGTAATGCAGAGCAGCATCCTCATGCTCAGGGCAACCAGCAAGACATGTTTCCT gaTGTGTTGTCTATGCTGGACCAGCCCGCCAACTTTAACGGCAATGACTTTGAGCTTCCCATCTACCCTTCGTTCGACCAGTGA